The Plasmodium knowlesi strain H genome assembly, chromosome: 14 genome has a segment encoding these proteins:
- a CDS encoding AP-3 complex subunit sigma, putative, whose protein sequence is MIKAVLIINNNGKPRFLRFYDESSHERQQMITKRIHETIKKRTTNESCCFLEDEELFNSDVKIVYRHFATLYFIFIIDSMESELGILDLIQVFVQVLDANFENVCELDLIYNYEQINYILDEIIMGGIVMETSIEAIMGSINGAKKLIENESSFFGD, encoded by the exons ATGATAAAAGCTGTTCTAATAATAAACAACAATGGGAAGCCCAGGTTCCTCCGATTTTACGATGAAAGT AGCCATGAAAGGCAACAAATGATTACAAAGCGAATTCATGAAactataaagaaaaggactACCAATGAGTCTTGTTGTTTTTTGGAAGATGAGGAATTGTTCAATTCGGATGTGAAAATTGTGTACAG GCATTTCGCGACTTtgtactttatttttattatcgaCTCTATGGAGAGCGAACTGGGTATTCTGGACCTAATTCAG GTTTTCGTTCAAGTGTTAGATGCAAATTTCGAGAATGTGTGCGAATTGGATTTGATATATAATTATGAGCAG ATCAACTACATACTGGATGAGATCATAATGGGAG GCATCGTTATGGAAACGAGCATAGAAGCGATAATGGGTTCTATCAATGGCGCGAAGAAGTTAATTGAAAACGAGTCCTCGTTCTTTGGTGACTGA
- a CDS encoding vacuolar protein sorting-associated protein 26, putative → MLSNIFGSVCSIDLKIDAEGSRKFAFLRKDKKGEKCPIFSDGEDINGVATISLKPGKKFEHYGIKLELIGQINILNDKSNSYDFFSISKDLEPPGFLIESKQFKWKFSSVDKQHESYFGTNVELRYFVRLNIIKGYSGSVQKEIDFIVQNLCIPPEINSTIKMEVGIEDCLHIEFEYDKSKYHLKDVVVGKVYFLLVRIKIKHMELDIIKMETSGVGKNYTTETVTLSKFEIMDGSPIKSECIPVRLYLSGFDLTPTYKNIQNKFSVKYYINLIIVDEDERRYFKKQEIFLWRKKLG, encoded by the exons ATG CTGTCCAACATTTTCGGGAGCGTGTGCTCGATAGACCTTAAAATAGACGCAGAAGGAAGCCGGAAGTTCGCTTTTTTGcgaaaggacaaaaagggagagaagtGTCCCATATTTTCAGATGGAGAAGATATCAATGGAGTTGCCACGATCAGCCTAAAACCAGGAAAGAAGTTTGAGCATTACGGAATAAAGCTAGAATTGATTGGGCAGATAAATATCCTGAATGATAAGTCGAACTCGTATGATTTCTTCTCCATATCAAAGGATTTAGAGCCGCCAGGTTTTCTAATAGAAAGCAAACAATTCAAATGGAAATTCTCTTCAGTCGACAAACAACATGAATCATATTTCGGAACCAATGTAGAGTTACGATACTTTGTTAGactaaatataataaaaggaTATTCAGGGAGTGTACAAAAGGAAATAGATTTTATAGTACAAAATTTATGCATACCTCCAGAGATCAACAGTACTATTAAAATGGAGGTAGGAATTGAAGATTGTCTTCACATAGAATTTGAATATGATAAATCCAAGTACCATTTGAAAGATGTTGTGGTTGGtaaagtttattttttacttgtaagaattaaaataaaacatatgGAATTGGacataataaaaatggagacatCTGGAGTGGGTAAGAATTACACCACCGAAACAGTGACCTTGTCTAAATTTGAGATTATGGATGGGTCTCCTATAAAATCGGAATGCATTCCCGTGAGGCTATACTTGAGTGGTTTTGATTTGACCCCCacttataaaaatattcagaACAAGTTTTCCGTTAAGTACTACATCAACTTAATAATTGTGGATGAGGACGAGCGCCGCTATTTTAAGAAAcaggaaatttttctttgGCGGAAAAAGCTCGGATGA
- a CDS encoding translation initiation factor eIF-2B subunit beta, putative: MELGTSNVLPGYAHTNSVNGNEKAKRIVSDVNTNHGTEEENYIGPHNDQKEGATHDGAGNESPPMHNNTEKDKEDKIKFEKKKKRSYKLKKEREKEIVVAYWLKGIVKILNAGLKNGDIKGSNFIGKKIAEVLKKVVEISHWNNVYDLIEIIKYLGREIIRNNKMYFIIPNIIRRVLTIIRTEHFKQLYLYNNNYVDNMNKNNNFLVDKNTNKCINSKYVYEREIKNFEPSFSFYFENNNKKNTYQIPATNTLRHSIIEGITELIAEIDTSWGETEQRTSYDLFMENDVILTMGYSVGVEKFLKNINKKKDGISVIVVGGDINRNGFRMAQLLSEDGVDTTYISDSAVFAVIPKVTKVVLGSVAVSSSGGVITKIGGYNIACSAQLNSKPVTVVLPLFKLINDPFYDPIRQNELQPGPSMIYNETDNLYVRIPKYDYIPENLITLYITEIGPVDSFQLYNITKRTYHPDDLDLSFD, translated from the coding sequence ATGGAGCTGGGAACCTCAAATGTACTTCCCGGATACGCCCATACCAATAGTGTAAACGGGaatgaaaaggcaaaaaggaTAGTTTCTGACGTAAATACAAATCATGGCACGGAAGAGGAAAACTACATCGGTCCACATAATGACCAAAAGGAAGGAGCTACCCATGATGGTGCAGGGAATGAATCGCCCCCAATGCACAACAATACAGAGAAGGATAAAGAAGACAAgataaaatttgaaaaaaaaaaaaaaagaagctataagctaaaaaaagaaagagaaaaagaaatcgtAGTGGCATACTGGCTAAAAGGAAtagtgaaaattttaaatgcaggattaaaaaatggagacatCAAAGGAAGCAATTTtataggcaaaaaaatagcagaggtgttaaaaaaagtggtgGAAATATCGCACTGGAATAATGTATACGATTTGATTGAAATTATCAAATATTTGGGAAGAGAAATAAtcagaaataataaaatgtatTTCATCATTCCAAATATTATCAGAAGAGTATTAACAATTATTCGCACGGAGCATTTTAAACAGTTATACCTGTACAACAACAACTATGTTGacaatatgaacaaaaataataatttccttGTCGACAAGAATACAAACAAATGCATAAACAGTAAATACGTGTAcgaaagagaaataaaaaatttcgagccatcattttcattttatttcgaaaacaataacaaaaaaaatacttatcAAATTCCTGCTACGAACACATTGAGACATTCAATAATTGAAGGGATTACTGAACTAATTGCAGAAATTGATACTTCTTGGGGGGAGACAGAACAAAGAACTTCCTACGATTTATTTATGGAAAATGATGTCATTTTAACTATGGGTTACTCAGTTGGGGTTgagaagtttttaaaaaatataaataaaaaaaaagatggaatTTCAGTCATTGTTGTTGGGGGAGATATTAATCGAAATGGATTTCGAATGGCACAGTTATTAAGTGAAGATGGAGTAGACACTACGTACATTTCCGACTCAGCCGTTTTTGCGGTCATACCAAAAGTGACCAAAGTTGTTCTCGGCTCAGTGGCAGTTTCCTCCTCCGGGGGAGTAATCACCAAAATTGGGGGTTATAATATAGCGTGTTCAGCTCAGTTGAATTCGAAGCCTGTAACGGTCGTGTTGCCattatttaaattaattaatgACCCCTTTTATGACCCAATCAGACAAAATGAACTTCAGCCAGGTCCATCCATGATTTACAACGAAACCGATAATTTGTATGTACGCATACCAAAGTATGATTACATTCCTGAAAATTTGATAACTCTGTACATCACAGAAATTGGCCCTGTTGACTCCTTCCAGTTGTACAACATTACTAAGCGGACGTACCACCCAGATGATTTGGACCTGAGCTTCGACTGA